GGGAGCTTCGCCGCGGTGAGCGCCCTGCTGGGGTCCCCGCTGCTGGGCGCGTTCCTGCTGATGGAGGTGGCGGGTCTGGCCGGGCCGATGCTGGGCGTGGTCCTGGTGCCCGGGCTGCTCTCGGCGGGGATCGGCGCGCTGATGTTCACGGGGCTCGGTTCCTGGACGGGGCTGGGCACGTACTCCCTGGCGCTGGGCGAGGTGCCGTCGGCGGCCACCCCGGATGCCGCCGGGTTCGGATGGGCGCTGGTCCTCGGGGGCGCGGCGGCGTTCACGGGCGCGGGCATCCGCCGGCTGTCGCTGGCCCTCCAGGAACGCGTGGAGCGGCGGACGGTGGTGGCCACGGCGGTGATGGGCCTGGTCGTCGGAGCGCTGGCACTGGTGTACGCCGAGACGTCGGGCAAGGACGGTTCCGAGGTGCTGTACTCGGGCGAGCACGAACTGGGCCACCTCCTGTCCGCGGGCGCGGAGTACTCGGTCGGCGCGCTCGTGCTGCTCATCGTCTGCAAGTCGCTCGCCTACTGCGCCTCGTTGAGCTGCTTCCGGGGCGGCCCGGTCTTCCCCGCGATGTTCGTGGGCGCGGTGGGCGGTATCGCGCTGTCCCATCTGCCGGGGCTGCATCTCACGGCGGGTTTCGCGATGGGCGTCGGGGCCATGTGTGTGGCGATGCTGCGGCTGCCGATGAC
This sequence is a window from Streptomyces parvus. Protein-coding genes within it:
- a CDS encoding chloride channel protein, whose translation is MPTTPPDIPAAEPEDPYAAVRTRKYAVLLLMAAVLGVPVSAIAFGFLALVSELQSLTYTELPKALGFAATPSWWPVPLLGVAGLLVGLVVRRLPGGGGHRPAEGLVSTGAPPAADLPGIVLAALVSLGVGAVLGPEAPLIALGGGLAVWAAGRVKRDLPPDARALVGASGSFAAVSALLGSPLLGAFLLMEVAGLAGPMLGVVLVPGLLSAGIGALMFTGLGSWTGLGTYSLALGEVPSAATPDAAGFGWALVLGGAAAFTGAGIRRLSLALQERVERRTVVATAVMGLVVGALALVYAETSGKDGSEVLYSGEHELGHLLSAGAEYSVGALVLLIVCKSLAYCASLSCFRGGPVFPAMFVGAVGGIALSHLPGLHLTAGFAMGVGAMCVAMLRLPMTSVLLATLLLGREGLTVMPLVIVSVVVAYVVTLRLTPAPVDRDGARTGAT